The following proteins are co-located in the Agromyces laixinhei genome:
- a CDS encoding phosphodiesterase, whose product MGRIVITRTAEYPRPDHFLLHISDTHMLAGGGMLYDRVSSERHLEALFEEFEASGGRPEAIVFTGDLADKGEPDAYDRIRRIVDPVAERLGARVIWVMGNHDDRAAFRSGLLGERGDARPVDRVDDVNGLRVITLDSTVPGHHHGAIAPEQLDWLAEELSIPAPHGTVLAMHHPPMPSVLDLAVAVELRDQGALAEVVEGSDIRSIIAGHLHYSSTATFAGVPVSVASASCYTQDLNVPVGGTRGRDGARAFNLVHVYPTTVLHSVVPLGAYAALDWVDAEESARRLAASGIGIGDAASPPVPNEPPFTVPAPMLAG is encoded by the coding sequence ATGGGACGAATCGTGATCACCCGTACGGCCGAGTACCCCCGGCCGGACCACTTCCTCCTCCATATCAGCGACACCCACATGCTCGCCGGCGGCGGCATGCTCTACGACCGGGTCTCGAGCGAGCGGCACCTCGAGGCTCTGTTCGAGGAGTTCGAGGCATCGGGCGGCCGCCCCGAGGCGATCGTCTTCACGGGCGACCTCGCCGACAAGGGCGAGCCAGATGCATACGACCGCATCCGGCGCATCGTCGACCCCGTCGCCGAACGGCTGGGCGCCCGGGTCATCTGGGTCATGGGCAACCACGACGACCGTGCGGCGTTCCGGAGCGGGCTGCTGGGCGAGCGCGGCGACGCGCGACCGGTCGACCGGGTCGACGACGTCAACGGGTTGCGCGTCATCACGCTCGACTCCACGGTGCCGGGTCATCACCACGGGGCGATCGCTCCCGAGCAGCTCGACTGGCTCGCCGAGGAGCTCTCGATTCCGGCGCCGCACGGCACGGTCCTCGCCATGCACCACCCGCCGATGCCGAGCGTGCTCGACCTCGCGGTCGCCGTCGAGCTGCGCGATCAGGGCGCGCTCGCCGAGGTCGTCGAGGGCAGCGACATCCGCTCGATCATCGCCGGCCATCTGCACTACTCCTCGACCGCGACCTTCGCGGGTGTGCCGGTCTCGGTCGCCTCGGCCAGTTGCTACACGCAAGACCTCAACGTGCCCGTCGGCGGCACCAGGGGCCGCGACGGCGCCCGCGCCTTCAACCTGGTGCACGTGTACCCGACGACCGTGCTGCACTCGGTCGTGCCCCTCGGCGCGTACGCCGCGCTCGACTGGGTCGACGCCGAAGAGAGCGCGCGGCGCCTCGCCGCTTCCGGCATCGGCATCGGGGATGCCGCGAGCCCGCCGGTGCCGAATGAGCCGCCGTTCACCGTGCCCGCTCCGATGCTCGCCGGCTGA
- a CDS encoding DedA family protein: MDLIQVLNDTVATLAGSPWVYFVVVLVCLIDGFFPPIPSETVVVAAAAVSASTGSPHMLLLVAAAALGAMAGDNIAFEAGRRIGLTRFRWMRRARVVRTVEWASRGLDRRGALLIFTARYIPVGRIAVNMTAGATRYPRRRFIPLSAVAGLTWAAYSTVIGLVAGHWMHDQPLLAVVVAIVFAAVVGAAVDLVIRWLRGRGGQRRADVAVDPGGDADDLVSAQAMSSEASVDAFSHGAGNGK; the protein is encoded by the coding sequence ATGGACCTCATCCAGGTGCTGAACGACACCGTCGCGACGCTCGCGGGATCGCCGTGGGTCTACTTCGTGGTCGTGCTCGTCTGCCTGATCGACGGGTTCTTTCCGCCGATTCCGAGTGAAACGGTCGTGGTCGCGGCCGCAGCGGTCTCGGCATCGACCGGATCTCCGCACATGCTCCTGCTCGTCGCGGCTGCCGCTCTCGGCGCGATGGCCGGCGACAACATCGCGTTCGAGGCAGGTCGACGCATCGGCCTCACTCGCTTTCGATGGATGCGCAGAGCCAGGGTCGTGCGCACGGTCGAGTGGGCGAGCCGAGGGCTCGACCGCCGCGGCGCGCTCCTGATCTTCACGGCACGCTACATTCCGGTGGGGCGCATCGCAGTCAACATGACGGCCGGGGCGACCCGGTATCCGCGGCGGCGCTTCATTCCGTTGTCGGCCGTCGCGGGGCTGACCTGGGCGGCCTACTCGACGGTGATCGGACTCGTCGCCGGACACTGGATGCACGACCAGCCGCTCCTCGCCGTGGTCGTCGCGATCGTCTTCGCGGCGGTCGTCGGCGCGGCCGTCGACCTCGTGATCCGGTGGCTGAGAGGGCGAGGCGGGCAGAGACGGGCGGATGTCGCGGTGGATCCGGGCGGTGACGCCGATGACCTCGTCAGCGCTCAGGCGATGAGCTCCGAGGCATCCGTCGACGCCTTCTCCCACGGTGCAGGGAACGGGAAGTAG
- a CDS encoding phospholipase D-like domain-containing protein, whose amino-acid sequence MSTELAAIIGGVLILADLAIRIAALIIVPRGRKPTAAMAWLLAIFLIPFVGILFFLLIGSVKLPKKRREKQHEINAMIAARAEGVDLAPDRATWPEWFATLTEQNRTLGALPAVGGNTAELIGDYQTSIDAMAAEIDTATRFVHVEFYIVSFDDTTRGFFAAMERAAARGVTVRVLLDAVATNRTAGHDATYAELDRIGAKWSSMLPVRPLKGQYQRPDLRNHRKLVVVDGNVGFMGSQNLIARSYNSPKNIKRGLMWQELVTRVTGPVVTAVNTVFLSDWYLETDELLGEEENVPAAAVPADASPDSLVCQVVPSGPGYDAENGLRLFLTLINSAQRQAIITSPYFVPDEAMLYAITSACYRGLDVQLFVSEIGDQGSVWHAQRSYYRALLQAGVKIWLYPGPYILHSKHLSIDDDVAVIGSSNMDIRSFSLNSEVSLLVRGRSFVRQMRAVEQGYRDAGRQLTLEEWEREPGSATFLDGVARLTSALQ is encoded by the coding sequence ATGAGCACGGAGCTCGCCGCGATCATCGGAGGCGTGCTGATACTGGCAGACCTCGCCATCCGCATCGCTGCGCTGATCATCGTGCCCCGGGGGCGCAAGCCCACCGCCGCGATGGCGTGGCTGCTCGCGATCTTCCTGATCCCCTTCGTCGGCATCCTCTTCTTCCTCCTCATCGGCAGCGTGAAGCTGCCGAAGAAGCGGCGTGAGAAGCAGCACGAGATCAACGCCATGATCGCCGCACGTGCCGAGGGCGTCGACCTCGCCCCCGACCGCGCGACGTGGCCCGAGTGGTTCGCCACGCTCACCGAGCAGAACCGCACCCTCGGCGCACTGCCCGCCGTCGGCGGCAACACGGCCGAGCTCATCGGCGACTATCAGACCTCGATCGACGCCATGGCGGCCGAGATCGACACCGCCACCCGTTTCGTGCACGTCGAGTTCTACATCGTCTCGTTCGACGACACCACGAGGGGCTTCTTCGCGGCGATGGAGCGTGCCGCCGCGCGCGGCGTCACCGTGCGCGTGCTGCTCGACGCCGTCGCCACGAACCGCACAGCCGGCCACGATGCGACCTACGCAGAGCTCGACCGCATCGGCGCGAAGTGGAGTTCGATGCTGCCGGTGCGCCCGCTCAAGGGGCAGTACCAGCGGCCCGACCTCCGCAACCACCGCAAGCTCGTCGTCGTCGACGGGAACGTCGGCTTCATGGGGTCGCAGAACCTCATCGCCCGCAGCTACAACTCGCCGAAGAACATCAAGCGCGGGCTCATGTGGCAAGAGCTCGTGACCCGCGTCACGGGCCCGGTCGTGACCGCCGTCAACACCGTGTTCCTCTCCGACTGGTACCTCGAGACCGACGAGCTGCTCGGTGAGGAGGAGAACGTGCCGGCCGCGGCCGTGCCCGCCGACGCCTCACCCGACTCGCTCGTCTGCCAGGTCGTGCCGAGCGGCCCCGGCTACGACGCCGAGAACGGCCTGCGCCTCTTCCTCACGCTCATCAACTCGGCGCAGCGGCAGGCGATCATCACGAGCCCGTACTTCGTGCCCGACGAGGCGATGCTCTACGCGATCACCTCGGCCTGCTACCGCGGACTCGACGTGCAGCTCTTCGTCTCGGAGATCGGCGACCAGGGCTCCGTCTGGCATGCACAGCGCTCGTACTACCGCGCGCTGCTGCAGGCGGGCGTGAAGATCTGGCTCTACCCCGGCCCGTACATCCTGCACTCGAAGCACCTCTCGATCGACGACGACGTCGCCGTGATCGGGTCGAGCAACATGGACATCCGCTCGTTCAGCCTGAACTCCGAGGTCTCGCTGCTCGTGCGCGGCCGCTCGTTCGTCCGGCAGATGCGCGCCGTCGAGCAGGGCTATCGCGATGCGGGCCGCCAGCTGACCCTCGAGGAATGGGAACGCGAGCCGGGTTCTGCGACGTTCCTCGACGGCGTCGCGCGCCTCACCTCGGCGCTGCAGTAG
- a CDS encoding GntR family transcriptional regulator, with protein sequence MDIYHQFRGMIVSGQLGAGERLPTVRQTAADLGVAPGTAAKAYKLLELGGFVVTRTAAGTRVAESAAVLPGTVVRRLRDLAAEAEASGSSLDDVVNALRAVWRS encoded by the coding sequence ATGGACATCTACCACCAGTTCCGCGGAATGATCGTGTCGGGGCAGCTCGGCGCCGGCGAACGACTGCCCACGGTTCGGCAGACCGCCGCCGATCTCGGGGTCGCCCCTGGCACCGCCGCGAAGGCGTACAAGTTGCTCGAACTCGGGGGGTTCGTCGTCACCCGCACGGCGGCGGGCACTCGGGTCGCCGAGTCGGCGGCGGTGCTTCCCGGCACGGTCGTCCGGCGGCTCCGCGATCTCGCCGCCGAGGCCGAAGCGTCCGGCAGCAGCCTCGACGATGTCGTGAACGCGCTCCGGGCAGTCTGGCGCTCCTGA
- a CDS encoding sensor histidine kinase, with translation MPEHIPGDDRTTLRSELPGAAALVLATASMLPVARWGDSTVLLLIVPAAAASYWAGRRMHSLALALSALGFGMLVALPASYTLPGGAPLGDWLVCLGLVFACVTLPWWIGRYRLLRAEQRRRDSAIIAERAQSDERARIADDLHDTLGHELALIAVQAGALELDSDVEAGHRDRFGELREAAVRASERLREVVALTRSPDETPSLDPVGHGIDALVARARTAGMDVRFTHDGGAPQNGESGRRVAPIIHETMLRIVREGLTNAARHAPGAIVDVSVVYGAETVELGVVNDASPASVTADSPGGGHGVPSLRERARLVGGTLRAEARPSGGFELSAMLPRTWTAPALEAGTEPEFVSSARFARRRLLQTAIVPAAIAVAILVALIAVQMVTYAQTALSPETFESLHVGQPSDEIAPLLPPGVPSPPPIVDEAPAPDGADCAYFSAKQGWLHFTDATYRLCFADGALVAKDLLEVE, from the coding sequence ATGCCCGAGCACATTCCCGGCGACGATCGCACCACTCTGCGGAGTGAACTCCCGGGCGCTGCCGCGCTCGTTCTCGCGACCGCGTCGATGCTGCCGGTCGCACGATGGGGCGACTCGACGGTGCTGCTCTTGATCGTGCCGGCCGCCGCCGCGTCGTACTGGGCCGGCCGGAGGATGCACTCGCTCGCCCTGGCGCTGTCGGCGCTGGGCTTCGGCATGCTCGTGGCCCTGCCCGCTTCGTACACCCTGCCGGGAGGCGCTCCGCTCGGCGACTGGCTGGTCTGCCTCGGGCTCGTGTTCGCGTGTGTCACGCTGCCGTGGTGGATCGGCCGATACCGCCTGCTTCGAGCCGAGCAACGGCGGCGCGACAGCGCCATCATCGCCGAGCGCGCGCAGTCCGACGAGCGTGCACGCATCGCCGACGACCTGCACGACACCCTCGGCCACGAACTCGCGCTGATCGCGGTACAGGCGGGAGCGCTCGAGCTCGATTCCGACGTCGAAGCCGGGCACCGCGATCGGTTCGGCGAGCTCCGGGAAGCAGCCGTGCGAGCGAGCGAGCGCCTCCGCGAGGTCGTGGCACTCACCCGGAGCCCGGATGAAACGCCGTCGCTCGATCCCGTCGGCCACGGCATCGACGCGCTCGTCGCACGGGCGCGAACCGCGGGCATGGATGTGCGGTTCACGCACGACGGGGGTGCCCCGCAGAACGGAGAGAGCGGCAGGAGGGTCGCGCCCATCATCCACGAGACGATGCTGCGGATCGTGCGAGAGGGCCTGACGAACGCGGCACGACATGCACCCGGCGCCATCGTCGACGTCTCGGTCGTGTACGGCGCCGAGACGGTCGAGCTCGGGGTCGTCAACGACGCGTCACCGGCCAGCGTGACGGCCGACAGCCCCGGTGGCGGCCACGGCGTGCCGAGTCTTCGCGAACGCGCCCGCCTCGTCGGCGGCACGTTGCGAGCCGAGGCGCGGCCGTCCGGCGGATTCGAGCTCAGCGCGATGCTCCCCCGAACCTGGACCGCGCCGGCGCTGGAGGCCGGCACCGAACCGGAGTTCGTCTCGAGTGCACGGTTCGCCCGCAGGCGCCTGCTGCAGACGGCGATCGTGCCCGCGGCGATCGCGGTCGCCATCCTGGTCGCGCTCATCGCCGTGCAGATGGTCACCTACGCCCAGACCGCCCTCTCGCCCGAGACCTTCGAGTCGCTGCATGTCGGTCAGCCCTCTGACGAGATCGCGCCGCTCCTCCCGCCCGGCGTACCGTCGCCGCCCCCGATCGTCGACGAGGCGCCGGCACCCGACGGGGCAGACTGCGCGTACTTCTCGGCGAAGCAAGGCTGGCTGCACTTCACGGATGCCACCTACCGCCTCTGCTTCGCCGACGGGGCGCTGGTCGCGAAAGACCTGCTGGAGGTCGAATGA
- a CDS encoding stealth family protein, with protein MRLSDASELVLVASAGRPPRFDRDDLVLRKGQYALRNGHMTPQESMAEDLLELGAALDAADIPFLLVRGNDDRPIIAVDRAERKTVARIFAEAFADEPFYASTLAPKRAAQTHAVLLADGRLSAGRKPTVLRVYRPRVEPIGRLRYGSETGVQLEFWRFGDETIEAPAENVLMRRTLQRSETTEAVVHLHGRDWPTLEHMWEPLASDVDFEIDMVFSWVDGSNADFVRERAKRMADHVVGEGDDSAARYRQIDELKYALRSVHLFAPWVRRIFIATDSPAPAWLAKHPKVTIVRSEEMFADPSVLPTHNSHAVESQLHHIDGLAEHFLYSNDDMFFGRALSPSLFFSPGGITKFVEAGTRIGLGRAHSGRSGFENAARVNRALLRERFGKVTTRHLEHCAAPLRKSVMAELEAAFPEEFRRTAASRFRSATDISVTNSLYHYYALLAGHAVAQTDARVKYVETTLRQALPAMDELVKHRDHDMFCLNDGSFPEISDDERIAAVTDFLERYFPFPAPWEKASTDASELIA; from the coding sequence ATGCGTCTCTCCGATGCGTCAGAACTCGTGCTCGTGGCATCCGCCGGTCGGCCGCCCCGTTTCGATCGCGACGATCTCGTGCTGCGCAAGGGCCAGTACGCGCTGCGCAACGGCCACATGACCCCGCAGGAGTCGATGGCCGAAGACCTGCTCGAGCTCGGCGCAGCGCTCGACGCCGCCGACATCCCGTTCCTGCTCGTGCGGGGCAACGACGACCGCCCGATCATCGCGGTCGACCGAGCCGAGCGCAAGACCGTGGCCCGCATCTTCGCCGAGGCCTTCGCCGACGAGCCGTTCTACGCATCGACCCTCGCCCCGAAGCGCGCTGCGCAGACCCACGCAGTGCTGCTCGCCGACGGGCGGCTCTCGGCCGGGCGCAAGCCCACCGTGCTGCGGGTCTACCGCCCGCGCGTCGAGCCGATCGGTCGCCTGCGCTACGGCAGCGAGACGGGCGTGCAGCTCGAGTTCTGGCGCTTCGGCGACGAGACCATCGAGGCGCCGGCCGAGAACGTGCTGATGCGCCGCACCCTCCAGCGTTCGGAGACGACCGAAGCCGTCGTGCACCTGCACGGACGCGACTGGCCGACCCTCGAGCACATGTGGGAACCCCTCGCGAGCGACGTCGACTTCGAGATCGACATGGTGTTCTCGTGGGTCGACGGATCGAACGCCGACTTCGTCCGTGAGCGCGCGAAGCGCATGGCCGACCACGTCGTCGGCGAGGGCGACGACTCCGCGGCCCGATACCGGCAGATCGACGAGCTGAAGTACGCGCTGCGCTCGGTGCACCTCTTCGCGCCGTGGGTGCGCCGCATCTTCATCGCCACCGACTCCCCCGCACCCGCCTGGCTCGCCAAGCACCCGAAGGTCACGATCGTGCGCAGCGAAGAGATGTTCGCCGACCCCTCGGTGCTGCCGACGCACAACTCGCACGCGGTCGAGAGCCAGTTGCATCACATCGACGGTCTCGCCGAGCACTTCCTCTACTCGAACGACGACATGTTCTTCGGCCGGGCTCTCAGCCCCTCGCTGTTCTTCTCTCCCGGCGGCATCACGAAATTCGTCGAGGCCGGCACTCGCATCGGACTCGGCCGGGCCCACTCGGGCCGCAGCGGCTTCGAGAACGCAGCCCGCGTGAACCGGGCCCTTCTGCGCGAACGCTTCGGCAAGGTCACGACGCGCCACCTCGAGCATTGCGCGGCGCCCCTGCGCAAGAGCGTCATGGCCGAGCTCGAGGCCGCGTTCCCCGAGGAGTTCCGCCGCACGGCCGCGAGCCGCTTCCGCTCGGCGACCGACATCTCGGTGACGAACTCGCTCTACCACTACTACGCGCTGCTCGCCGGGCATGCCGTCGCGCAGACCGATGCGCGGGTCAAGTACGTCGAGACGACGCTGCGCCAGGCGCTGCCCGCGATGGACGAACTCGTGAAGCACCGCGACCACGACATGTTCTGCTTGAACGACGGCAGCTTCCCCGAGATCTCCGACGACGAGCGCATCGCGGCCGTCACCGACTTCCTCGAGCGCTACTTCCCGTTCCCTGCACCGTGGGAGAAGGCGTCGACGGATGCCTCGGAGCTCATCGCCTGA
- a CDS encoding response regulator: MIRVVLADDEVMIRSGIRSILESDPRIEVVAEAGDGREAVELVLRHRPDVVVLDIRMPLLDGLAAAEELAGVAPSARVVMLTTFGEQAYVERALGDGALGFLLKAADPRELINGVCAVAGGAAYLSPEITRRVIASYRDPDRAREARARGAVAALSERERDVLALLGAGTTNAEIGSSLHLVEGTVKGHVSSLMLKLGVRNRVEAAIIAHHAGIVADGRGE; the protein is encoded by the coding sequence ATGATCCGCGTGGTTCTCGCCGACGACGAGGTCATGATTCGCAGCGGCATCCGCTCGATCCTCGAGTCGGATCCGCGCATCGAGGTCGTCGCCGAGGCCGGCGACGGCCGCGAGGCGGTCGAGCTCGTGCTGCGACACCGGCCCGACGTCGTCGTTCTCGACATCCGGATGCCGCTGCTCGACGGCCTCGCAGCGGCCGAAGAACTCGCAGGCGTCGCACCGTCGGCACGGGTCGTCATGCTCACCACATTCGGTGAACAGGCGTACGTCGAACGCGCACTCGGCGACGGCGCCCTCGGCTTTCTGCTGAAGGCCGCCGACCCACGAGAATTGATCAACGGGGTCTGTGCGGTCGCGGGCGGCGCCGCCTACCTGTCACCCGAGATCACTCGCCGCGTGATCGCCTCCTACCGCGACCCCGATCGTGCGCGCGAGGCGCGAGCACGCGGCGCGGTGGCGGCCCTCAGCGAGCGGGAGCGCGACGTGCTCGCCCTGCTCGGCGCGGGCACGACCAACGCGGAGATCGGCTCGAGCCTCCACCTCGTCGAGGGCACGGTCAAGGGGCATGTGAGCTCGCTCATGCTGAAGCTCGGAGTCCGAAACCGGGTCGAAGCTGCGATCATCGCGCATCACGCGGGCATCGTCGCCGACGGAAGAGGTGAGTGA